GCGGTGGCTGTACGGCCGCCGGATCGACCGCGGCCGCCGCTTCCGCTGGGTAGGCGGCATGCTGGACGAACCGGGGCGCAGCTTCCTCAACGCCTCCATGTCGTTGCGCGACGCGCACGTGCGATCCCGCTCCCAGACCCGCGCCGATGAGGGACCGCCGGCCGACCCCGGGGCTGCGGCGGCCACCGCCAGGTCCGCGGCCGCCGCGGTGGCCGCCCGTGACGAAGCCGTGGTCCGGCAGATCCTGCTGACCGCTCTCATCCACGACCTGGCTCGCGCGGCGCGCCCGCCGCTGTGGAGCGTGCGAGGGCCACGGCGACGATGGCCCTTCGTCCTGCTGCTGCCGACGGTCGGCGGCGAGGACTCCCCCAGCCGCAGACTCCTCAACTCCTTCTCGGCGGTGTCCGAGGAGACCGTGACCTGCCCGTTGTTCGTTCTGGGCGCCGCCACGGCCGACCTCCCGCCGTACGCGGTCGGTCTGCCCCGGCCGGGCATTCCGGGCCAGGGCGTGCGACCGGGCGGCCAGGGCGCCACAGCCCGGGCGGTGGGTTCGCTGCTCGCCGCAGGCGCTTCCGGGCAACCGGTCGAAGCCGTCTATACGGTGCCGCTGTCACCGGTGCCCGACAACGGGACGAGCGCCGAACGACCCGTTGTACGGCGGCCCCTGCGCTCCCGCGAGGCACGCGGACGCGACTGGCTGCGCCCCGGCGTCGCCACAACCGTCGCCCTGGCGGTGGCGGTCGGGCTCGCCGACGCGCTCGTCCACGTGCCCGGACTCGGACGGACACGCCATGCCCCCGCAGCCAAGCCCGTCTCCCGGGCCACCGACACCTGGTGTCCACGCGTCGACACCGGGGAACGCGTGGGACTCACCGACGGCAGCGACCGGTGCGACCTCGCCCACGGCTTGTCCGCACACGAACTGCGCGCCCTCGAAGACCGGTTGGGCCGACAGAACGCGGAGGTCGACCAGACCAAGCCATATCGCACGCTGGTCTTCTTCGCCCCGCTCAGCGTCGGCTCCGCGTCACGCCGGACCGTGCCCACCGGTTTCCAGATGCTGCGGGGCGCGCTGCTCGCCCAGAAGCAGGTCAACGACCTCCATCTCAACACCCAGATGCCGATCCGGCTGCTCGTAGCCAACGCCGGGGAGTACTTCAGGTTCGGGTCGCACGGCGGACTCAACACGAAGAACCACAGCCGTGTCGACGTCGCTCGCATGATCACCGAACGGGTCCACCGCGACCACATCGCCGGCGTCATCGGTCTCGCGCAGAGCCGTCCGGAATCCCTCCAGGCGGCCGTCGAGCTCGACGCCCAGGGTGTCCCGGTCCTCGGCACCGGCGTCTCGGGCCAGCGCATGGTGCGGGACTCACCGGTGTCGTACTCCCAGCTCTCCGCCCCGGACGAGCGGGTGGCCCGCGTCATGGCCTCCTTCGCGCGACGCTCACCCCGGCTGGCCGCCTTGGCCAAGGTCACCGCCGGGCATACGGCACCCGCCGCCGTCCTGGTCTTCGACCCGAAGGACACCTACTTCAGCGTCGACCTGAAGGACCGGTTCACTCACGCCTACGGTTCGGCGGGGCCGGTCCACCCAGTGCCGTACGGCGAAGCGAGCAAACAAAGCCAGACCCCCTCCGTGGCAGCCAGTGTCTGCGCGCTCATCCGCAGGACCGACGGATTCATCCTCTACGCGGGCCGGTCCAGCGTCATGTACGACCTGTTCTACTACCTGCAGAACGACAAGCAGTGCCACACGCACCAAGGTCAGATCGCCGTACTCGCGGAAAGCCCCGCACCCCATCTGATCCAGCACCCAGAGCTGATGGTGCAGCAATACGGCTCCCTCCATCTCTTCTACAACCAGTCCGGTGTGCCTGAGAGCAAGGGCCCCTTCGCCGCGGACTTCAAGAAGGCATACGGAGTCTCCGTCGACAGCGACGCCGCCGGGGGTTACGACGCGGTCAGGGTCTATTTCCGGGTGATGAACGACATACCCGGTGAACAAAGAGGTCGACATCCAGGAGATCACGAGCGACGGCACCACGATCAACGACCTGACCTGCGGGGCCGTCGAAGCGAAGGCGGCCCCGGTGACGCGTTGGGGACCGTCCGGGAACTTCATCTGCCCATCGGACGACTGAGGTGGTGACACACGCGGGGCGTGGGAACAGCCGAGTCCGTTCCCACGCCCCGCGAACGAAATGCGGGCTCGCACCCCCCGATCGGGTTCCCGGGCCTGCTGATGGATCCTGATTCGGACACCGCCCCGCGCCGCGCCCCGAGCCGAAATCGCCGGCGCCATCGCGGTGATGGCCAACCAGCGCGGGCTGGCCACGCCCCTCGGCGTCGAGTTCGCCCCGCCGCACCGCGCCGACCGCATCGCCGCCCTGCTGGCGGAGCAGGACCGCTGGTCGCCCGCCGACATGCCCGCGATCCACACGGACACCCACCTCGGCTCCGCCGCACCCCTGTTGGACCACCTGCGGGCCCTGAAGAACCTGTCCCCCAAGGCCGCCGCCCTCCGCGACCGTCTCCTGGCCTGGGACCGCCGGATGGACGCGCAGAGCACCGACGCGGCCGCGTACGCAGCTGTGCGCGGAGCGGTCGTACGGCGACTCGCCGCGCACCCGGCGTTCGCCGCGCTGGCCGCCCCGCCCTCCTGCCCGGAGGTTCTCCTCCCCTGGCTCGCCCTGCTGCCCCGGATCGCCTTCGCCCTTGAACACCTGCTCCTTGCCGAGGAGTTGTACGAGATCGACCGGTCGGCGGTCGTAGCGGCGGCCTTGGAGGAAGTGGCCGTCCTGGCGCCGGCCGCCCCCTGGGGCCAGAGCCACCGACTCGCCCCGTGGCGTGCGCTCGCCACCACATCCGATGACGAACCCGGCCTCGCCGGCGACCACGACTGCGTGCCGTGCACCTCGTCCGTGCCCGGTCTGACCGACCTGAGCGCGCGAGGGCCCGCGGCCCGTTACGTGTGGGACCTGGCACGGCGGGAGGACAGCCGGTGGGTGGTGCCCTTCGGCGCCTCGGGAGTGCCGGGCTCACCGCATCACCGCGATCAGCTCCCCTTGTGGGTGAGGGGAGATCTCGTCCAGGTCGTCACCGACTTCGAGCAGCTCACCAAGGAGAGCGATGTCTGATTCCTACGACGCCCGCACCGCCGTCCACGAGCAGCGCCTCGACGGCTTCGGCACCGTCCGCATCATGCCGCTCGACCCGCACGCGGACGCGGACGTCGTGCACCGCTGGGTGCGTGAGGAACGAGCCGTGTTCTGGGGCATGAACGGGCTCGACCGAGAACAGGTCACCGAGATCTATGCAGTCGCTGCTCGCTGTCGTGACCGCGTACGTGCTGCCGGGGCTGGGCCGGCACCGGATCGTCGTCGATCCCGATGTGCGCAACGACAAGGCGATCGCCCGTTTTCTGCGGCAGGGCTTCGAGGCGGGGCCGGTGGTCGTCCTGCCGGAGATCGCCATCCCCGACGTGTATCTGCCCGAGAAGACCGCCCAACTCGCCTTCCTGGAAGGGACCGCTGTCTTCCCGACGTGAATTGCGCCGTCGACAAGTTCCCCCTCGGCGCGGTGATCAACAAAGGGCTGACGCTCCGGGGCGCCCAGCAGCACGGCCAAGACCGCCTGGCGGCCGGGGATCTGAGCACCTCACACCTGGCGACCCTCAGCGTGACCCTGGACGAGGCACCGCGGGCCTATGACATGTTCAAGGAGAAGACGGACGGCTGCGTCCGCGCGGTCATCCGCCCGAGCGGATGAGCGGCTGGACCGCCGCCCGCCGCTTGAGAGCCCGCTACTCGGGCACTTCCCGGGGGCGCGACGCCAGGCTGAGAGCGTCAGCATCCGGAAGCGGACTTCCGGTGGAAGGCAGGCCAGTGGTTCACGTCGTGTGGGGTCACGATGTGCCAGCCGATGCGGACGACTCCACCGCGTTCACGATCACCTGTGGTGGCTACGGGCGGAGAGCGGCGATCCGGTAGCGACGTAGGCCCCGCCTCGTAGTAGATCGTGCTCGCACCTAGGGAGCATGCCGACAGGTGTACGCGGCGGCGGCACTGGTGTAATCCGTCGTAGTGAAGACGGGCCCGATGTCGGCGGCGTCGTGATGTGCTGCCCGAGCCACCGACCGGCCTTGCTCCCAACTCTCCGGCGCGGGTGAGCCTGGACCTGCCGCTGGGCGGCGATGCCGGCCCGTCCGGAGCAGCCACACCTCGTGCAGCCTGCCGGTACTGCCCGGCGCTGATCGACGCCTGCCCCGTACCCCACCGAACTCATCGCGCACGGTTGACCGGTACCTTGCCGCCATGTGCATCTCGACGGGTGAGGCCGCGTTCTCCGGCACGATCGTGTATTGCGGAAGGCAGCACCACCCGGTGCATGGCCTGATCCATGTCCTGGGCTACCAGAACACCGCCGTCAATCTGGCGGACGGCCCGAACGCCATGCTCCTGCACCTGCCCACCGCGCAACTCACCCCCGGCCACTTCCTCTCCGCCGGGCGCACCGGCGACGTCCTGCACCGCATGGTCGCCGCCGTCGAACCTGTCGCCGCCGCAGCCGACGACATCGCGTGGATGGGTGCGGAACCGCAGGCCGTCCAGGTCTTCGACCACGACGTCTATACGGTGCTCCTGGCGACCGACCCCACCGCAATCCCCACCGCGCTGCGACAAGTGCCTGTGCATCGCCGCCCCGACCTCGACCCAGGTCTCCTGCGCTTCTACGCCGACCACTTTCCTGACCACGCCATCGCCGTGTGCTGCTTCGACAACGCCGACGCGCAACGGGCCAAGCCCCTGCTGCTGTGGTTTCCGCCGCTCGATCCCGACCAGTTGACCGTGCCGGCCCTGGACAGCCACACCGGAACGGCACCGGACCTCGATGCCGCCGTGACCGTGGACCACTGGGTCCTGTTCTCCACCGACCAAGCGCCTGCCGACTGGGGCGAACCCGTCGACTACCCCAGCAACATGCGCCACAGTCTGCGCGCCTTCCTTCCCTCCGCCGTAATGGGCCGGTACTACGACCAAGGACAGACTCTGCCCAACGGAGACTTCGCCATCAGCCACCGGAGCCTTCTAGCCGGCGACCTTGACAGCATCGGGCGCCGGCAACCGACTCGTCGGCGATAGAGCAGGACGACCGCGTTGCCGCGCGTCCTCAGACCCGGAGGCTGCGCGTTGGCCGTGGCCGGCCGGGCACCGACGCCGGTTGAGGCGGCGAGGGGTTGTCAGTGGCTGGTGGCGGGGTCATCGGCACGGGTTTCGTCCGTATCACTCCGACACTGCCTGTGGACTTGGCCGCGGCCTTTCCGGAACTGACTCCGTGGGTGCGTGCCGTGATTCGGCCGCATCCACGTACCGCGTTGAGCGCCGCTTGCAGCGTAGAAGCGGCAGCTGAATGCCGTGAGCGTACGGCGTTCTTTGGGTTCGCCTTTACGGCGTGTGCGGCGGATTTTTCAGGATGTCCCGGGTGATATCGGTCAGAGACCTGCCGGTGCGAAATGCTTCCGCGCGCATGAGGGCGAGCGCGTCCTCGGGGGTGATCCGCGATCGGGCCGCGAGCACTCCGACGGCACGCCAGGTGTCGAACCAGTGGGCACGGATCACCTCCTCGGGTTGCCACGCTGGGGCCTTGTTCCCCGTGAGGAGCATCTCGCGGGTTGGCATGAGGGCGGCCGTCACCGCGTCAGCCACATGGGAAGCCTGCTGCAGGGCTTCCGCACTGAGTGCGTGCGGTCGCATCGCCAGCAGGTCGACCGACCCGAGAACGTAGTCGCCGAAGAAGAGGGGAAGCGCGTAAACCGAGCGCACCTCTGGCAGCTTCTCGCAGGCCATGGCACCGAACAACGGCCAGGGCACCAATTCGTGCCGCAGGTCGTCCACGGCCATGGGCTCGCCGGTCTCCGCAGCACTGATGCAAGGCCCCTCCAGCACCGTGAACTGGATCTCCTCAAGCAGCAGCGCGGCATCATCCGACGCGGCCAGCAACTGGCGGGCGGGCGTGTCGGTCAGCAACGACACAGTGACACCGTCCACCTCGAGCCCTTCGCGCACCGCCGCGCACACCCGCTGAGGAACCTCTTCGACGGGTGCGCCGACCGAGGCCTCAGCGATCAGCCGCACAGCCTTCATCGCTTCGACCGCCGCCCCAGCCGCCGTTGCCCTGCCACATACGAAACGGGCCACGAAGCTGCGGCGCCGACCACAAGGACGGTCGGCGAGAGCCGTTTGCTGGCCAGGTAGAAGTCGTTCATGAAACCGGTTCCTTGTCGGGGCGCCTCGAGGACGGGTCTGCCGATTACCCCCTGTCCGGTCGGTCACGCCTAGAGCGACCGCCCCAGCCCGGAAAGAGTGCCGGGCTGTATCACACCTATCGCGGGCCTCCCGTGAGCGCGGACCCGCTGTGGTCCGAATACCTCACCAGGGGACGTTGCGCCGGGGACTCCTCCGGCTCCTCGTGTTCCGCGAAGTTTCCGGGCGCTCGATCATCTCCTGGACCATCGCGTGTACGTCCCGGCATTCCCCGCAACTCGCTGAAGACGCGTCGTGTTCGACACCGCCATGGTCCAGTTCGAACAAGACGTCCTCGCGCATCCAAGCAAGGAGGCGGGCGGCAGGGCGTGGTGTCTTTCCCGCATGAGCACCAGATTGGTGTTCGGCCACGCCACTTGTTCGACGGGCGTCCCCGTTGTGCGAAGGCACCGGCCATGAGGGTGAAGGAGGTGGGCGAGGGTACCCGCCGGGGCATGCTCAAGCGCGCGCTGTGGCAGGGACTGCTCGCCGGCACTGCCGGAGGAGTCGTGATGACTCTCGGTGAGAAGGCAGAGCAGGCCGTTACCGGCCGACCCGACTCCCATGTGCCCGCGCGAGTTCTCCAACGGCTGGCCGGCCTGCCCGAACGTCCCGGCAGACAGCCGCTGCCGGTCAACTGGGCCATGCACTTCGGCCAAGCCGCTGTTCTCGGAGTGTTGCGGTCGGTCATGGCCCAGGCAGGACTGCGCGGACCGATGGCCTCCGCCAAGTTCACGGTCGTCCGCCTCACCAACGACCAGATCCTCGAAAACGCGACCGGTGTCGGCGCCCCACCCACCACCTGGCCCCGCCAGGAGCTCGCCGTGGACCTTCTTCACAAGGCCGTCTACGCCTTCACAACCGGCGCTGTCGCCGACGCCCTCGCCGCCCGCAGTGGGCCTGGCCCTGGACAGCGTCATGCTGCGGTCCGCCCCGGCCGCCATGCCCGCTTCGGCCCCGTGCCCCGCAGGCACTCATAAGGTCCGGGGCCGGAGGATGAGTGAACGTCGAGCGCTTCCATCGAAAAGCCGGCTCATCCGCCGGTGCCCGTCAGGCGTGACCTGCGCCGCCTTGGCCCAGTAGGAGGCGGCAGGTGGTCAGGAGGGGCGACCGGCGCGCCTTGAGACGCAGGGCATGGTCAGCCCGAGCCGTACGTGCCTGACGCCTTCCGAGAAGTGCACCACGGGCTCGTCGAGCGGCGCCTCTTCGAGACCCGCCGCGGTCGTCACCGTCTCCTCCAGTACGTCGACGGTGGCGCGGGCCAGCGGCCACGGCTCGTGCTCGACCGGCGTCTCCCAGAGCATGCCGAGCCGCCGGGTGTATGCCCGCCAGCGTGAGGTCAGCCACACGTCGCGCTCCGTCGGCTCAATCGGGTCGCCGCGGCGGACGTGGAGGCGGTAAGAGGCGTCACCACTCCACCGCGAACCGGTGTACGAGAGAGTGCCCCCGTCCGCGGAGACGCTGAGGGTGCCGAGGTTGTACGGCGCACCTATGGCGCGGGCCGCCAGCATCGGGGGGAAGGCCACCTCGATGGACAGGAACCATATTCCGTCGCGCCCATCTCGGTGGCGGACGTAGGTCCGTAGGTTGGTCTCTGCGAACGTCGGGAGACCGGGCAGCGCGGCGGGGACCCCAGGCAGACGCACGTCCGCCATGACAAAGGGCGTCAGTCCCACCCATGCGCCGCCGTCATACTCGTCCACTTCCAGTTCCCCGGGCAGCAGCGCCTGTACCGCCTCCGGCCGGAAGGGCCAGTGGACGAAGGTCTGCGTCATCCAGCCGGCCCTCAGCACGGGCAGACGCACGCGCTGTTCCGCTTCATATGCCGCCACAGGCGGTGAGTCCCCACACGCGACCGAGGAAAACTCACGGGGCTCGCACCCGCCGGATCAAGGGGCGCTACAGGTCAGGGCATTGTGCTCGTGCCGATGATCAGGTCGGTGACAGCGGGCAGGCCGCCTTCGGCCAGGGCGGCGCGTTGGCGATCGGCGCCGGTGCCGTCCTGCAGGAGCCGGTGCACCAGGGCCGTCACCTGCCGGCTGTCACCGGACGCGTCCAGTGCGGGAGCGGCGTGGCGCAGCAGCTCGTACAGCATCTCCCCGGCCCGGCGCTGCCGGCCGCGGGGATCGATCAGGGTGCTGCTCAGACCGTGGCGGGCGGCGTGCCACATGCTCGCCTGCAGCAGTTCCTGGTCGCAGTCGAGTGCGGGGGTGTCGGCGGAGGCCTCCGCCAGCGCGGTCTCCACCAGGGCCCGGACCAGGCCCGTGAGCATCACCGCGTCGTCCACGCGCAGCTGCACGTCCAGGCACCGAACCTCGATGGTGGGAAACCGCGCCGAGAGCCGGGCCTGCCAGTACAACTGGCCCGTGTCCGAGATCAGACCGCTGTCGAGCAGTTGCTGCACGCGCCGATCGTGGTCGGTGATGTCGGCGAAGTGCGGGGGCATGCCGCTGACCGGCCAGCGACTGAAGATCACGGTGCGCCAGCTGGCGAAGCCGGTGTCGTGGCCGTCCCACAGGGGGGAGTTCGCGGACAGGGCCGTGAGGGTCGGCAGCCATACCCTAATCCGGTTCAGGATCCGCACGCCGGTCTCCCGGCTGTGCACGCCTACGTGCACGTGCATGCCGTTGACCAGCTGCTCCGCCACCAGTTGGGGCGCCTGAGCGAGCATGGCACGGTAACGGGCCTGGTCGGTGACGGCCACAGGGTGGCCGTGGCGCAGTGGGGGCGTGGCGCAGGCCGCGATCCGGCAGCCGTGCGCCTCGGCGGCCGCTCCGACGGCGTGCCGCAGCCGGAGCAGGTGTCCGCCGACCTCCTCCAGTGTGCCGCACACCGGGGTGGCCACCTCGACCTGCGCCTGCAGCAGCTCGGAGTGCACCTCTTGATCGGCTACAAGACGCCCCAGGCCGGCCGCGGCGCGCACCTTGTCCGCCACGGGCACCGGTAGACCGGTGACCGGGTCGAGCAGCAGATACTCCTCTTCTACACCGATCGTCGTCATCGATCGCCTTCTGTTCCGCCCGGCTTTGCCGCCGGACCGGCTCCCGATGCCTAACCGGTGCGTTGCACGGGCGAGGACTCGTCGGAAGAGGCACTCGCGCTGTCCGGGTGCCGCACTCACTTCGCGGTAAACCACTACCCGCCGCCGACGACGAACCCGGTGAGGCCTGCCGGCGCGGTATCGCGCCGGCAGGCCTCACCGAGCAACATCGGTCTCGAATCCCCCTTGGCGATCCTGAGGAGGTCGACCTGACGGCTCCCCGGTTTGTCAGCTCTTTCCCATGGCCTTGCGGACGGCGTCTTTCGTGCGGTCCATGAGCGCGGCCACCGGACCGAGGGCCACGTTGGCAGTGGCCGACTGGACACCGGGGTGGGGCCGGGTGGGGGCGATCGCCTCGGCGGCTTTGACGGCCTTGGCCATGGTGGCGAGGTTGGTGACGTCGGTGCTGCGGCGGATGTGGGAGAACTCGTAGCGTTCCTCCGCCCTTGCGTGCTCCTGCACCTCGGTGCGCAGTTGCATGAGCCGGGGCATGAACTTGGGGTCGTCGGTGTCCATGTCGTCCAAGGCCGCGAGGGTCTCCTTGGCCGACTTCTCCTCCGCCAGGCGGTCCTTGACGACCTGCTCGCCGCCCTCGACCGCCTTGCGGACGAAGGGATGGACGACCTCTTCCTCAGCGGTCTCGTGCACGGCCAGCAGGCGTACGAGGCGATGGAAGGCCTCCCGCCGTTCCTCGCCCTCACTCTGCTCCACCTCGTCGAAGAGGTTGCGGATGTCGCCGTGCTGGCGCATCAGCAGAGCCACTACGTCGATGTCGGGCGCCTGGTCGTCGCCGGCCTGAGGTGTTTGCAGCTCGGACATGTGCGGCGCCTCACTTCTCGCGCTGGGTGGGGTCGGGGTGCTCGCCCTCGCTCTGGACGCGGTATTCGCGGCCGAACATCTCATCGTGCTCGGTCATGACCTGCTCGCTCGGCGGGGCCTCGCCGCCGTGGATCTGCTCCTGCATCTTCTCGAACCGTTCGTGCGCCTCACGCACATAGCCGGCGCCGAGCGTGGTCAGGTCCATCTGCGTGTCCAGCAGCTCCCGCAGGTACTGCTTGTTCGGCTCGAACGTGAGCACGTTCGGCAGCTGCGGCGCCAATACCTCCTGCGGCTCCCGGCCGTCGTGGCTGCGCATCAAATCGCAGGCGATGTGCAGGTGCTCCAGCTCCATGTTCAGGTGCAGCTCCCAGATCGCCTTCACCTTGGGGTCGCTCTCCTGTTCCATGAACGAGTAGTACAGGTAGCACTCGTTGTACTCGTGGTTGACCAGCTGCTCCCACCACGTCTCCCCCGGGTCCACCAGGGATTCGTAGTGCGTGACGTGCTCCTCCTCGATCAGCCCGATCTCCTGGTAGAGCCGACGGGCGATGGGCTCCATGTAGGTGGGGCCGGTGTTCATGTAGAAGTTCATGGTCTGCTGCTCGGCGGACATGATCGTCAACGCGTGCAGCTTGGACAGCGGGTCGGTCTCGTCCTTGGCGTACGGGTCGCGAACGTTGTCGACCGGGTTGCGGTGGTGGTAGCGGGTGGGTCGGCCAGGCATGACCTCGGTCAGGCCGTCGACGATCGACTCCGCCTTGCGATGCTCGATCATCTCGTACAGGTTCGCGTACCGGTACAGATGGTCAAAGTCCTCCAGCACACCGAACTGATACGCCTGCTTCAGGTACGGGTCCGGCTCCATGCGCGCGACCCAGGCGGTCAGGTCCACCGCGACCTGCTCGTAGGCGATCGTCGTCTCCAGCACCGAGGAGACGCCGGGCAGCAACCAGTTGACGACCTTCTGCTGCTGGGCCTCGATGTAGCGCGTGGCGGCGAGCTGCCGCTTGACCTCCGGGTCGACGGTGTTGCGGGCGAGCTGGTGGCTGAAGAGGATCGCCTCCACCTCGATGCCGTTCATCGTGATGATCCGGCAGCGGGTGTACGGGTCACAGCGGTCGGGATCGATCGGCTGCACGTTCAGCTCACGCCAGTTGCGCAGCTGGCGGTCCAGCGGGATGCCCCGTTGTTCCAGGGGGTTGAAGGTCATGGCAGGCGCTCCTTGTGGCGGGACGGGCCGACGCAGTACCCCTGGCACCGCACTGCATGTTCGGCACCAGGGCACCGTAGTCACGTTTCAGCCACCCACTGGGCCCGGCCACCGCAAGCCCCCGAACGGCCGCACGCATCCTCCGTCCGGGTGGACCACGGGCTGTCCGGCGAGCGGCCGGGGCCACTCGTATCCGCGCGGCCACGGCCGTACGTTTCCCCCGGCTCGGCAAGGGGACCCGCGGTGCGTGGCGCCCTATCTGCGCGCGGCAGCGGGTGCGGCTGCGCGCGCTGCGGGTGGGCCGACTGACCCAGACGTTCGGAAGGAGTCAGGCATGCGCGGCCGGGAGCCATATTCCTGCCCGCCGGCAACCACCGCTCGCTGAGAACGTGCCACTGCGCGGGTCGATTCCGGTGGAGCCCTGGCAATGAATCCGATTCGCAAGCACGCCGCGCGCCGGCGCCGACTGCGCTTCGAGGGCTGGATCGCAGGTATCGGCACCTCCTCTGGGACCCGCGTCGTGCTCGGCCACTGGCAGCGATCACCGTTCGGCGCGTTCAGCGATGTGATGATGGAGCGGGCCGACGGGGAGCGGCTGCTACTGGCCCCCACGCGCGAGACCGCTGACTTCATCAGTGCCACGTATGTCTTCGACACCATGCGCGTCGTGCCGGTACAGGTCAGCGTCGCGGACCACACCTGGACCGTGGTGGCGGGCTCACTCGAGCTGCGCTTCGTCG
Above is a genomic segment from Streptomyces sp. SLBN-31 containing:
- a CDS encoding YqjF family protein, which produces MRLPVLRAGWMTQTFVHWPFRPEAVQALLPGELEVDEYDGGAWVGLTPFVMADVRLPGVPAALPGLPTFAETNLRTYVRHRDGRDGIWFLSIEVAFPPMLAARAIGAPYNLGTLSVSADGGTLSYTGSRWSGDASYRLHVRRGDPIEPTERDVWLTSRWRAYTRRLGMLWETPVEHEPWPLARATVDVLEETVTTAAGLEEAPLDEPVVHFSEGVRHVRLGLTMPCVSRRAGRPS
- a CDS encoding hemerythrin domain-containing protein, giving the protein MSELQTPQAGDDQAPDIDVVALLMRQHGDIRNLFDEVEQSEGEERREAFHRLVRLLAVHETAEEEVVHPFVRKAVEGGEQVVKDRLAEEKSAKETLAALDDMDTDDPKFMPRLMQLRTEVQEHARAEERYEFSHIRRSTDVTNLATMAKAVKAAEAIAPTRPHPGVQSATANVALGPVAALMDRTKDAVRKAMGKS
- a CDS encoding amino acid ABC transporter substrate-binding protein, whose amino-acid sequence is MALPHRTSESDLVLPSGFEDVVRIIDRYVVDRRTGVPTRHRRARHRLPALLFTRERAAGATPEGDTAVAVAAGDAGRGEPDPALSALVHVYHHRLVRLGSGDTGHLASLVPHAIVDEDLLTCEPSGEDAGGQDGPHVRLLDRVARQLRATMPDGSGTLRLPEFDVCLAVLRASIAAGDVTEERRALRDHVYDKCAWKFGFAAEVSALGNELGAKRWSAITKVFTTPLAWLWRWLYGRRIDRGRRFRWVGGMLDEPGRSFLNASMSLRDAHVRSRSQTRADEGPPADPGAAAATARSAAAAVAARDEAVVRQILLTALIHDLARAARPPLWSVRGPRRRWPFVLLLPTVGGEDSPSRRLLNSFSAVSEETVTCPLFVLGAATADLPPYAVGLPRPGIPGQGVRPGGQGATARAVGSLLAAGASGQPVEAVYTVPLSPVPDNGTSAERPVVRRPLRSREARGRDWLRPGVATTVALAVAVGLADALVHVPGLGRTRHAPAAKPVSRATDTWCPRVDTGERVGLTDGSDRCDLAHGLSAHELRALEDRLGRQNAEVDQTKPYRTLVFFAPLSVGSASRRTVPTGFQMLRGALLAQKQVNDLHLNTQMPIRLLVANAGEYFRFGSHGGLNTKNHSRVDVARMITERVHRDHIAGVIGLAQSRPESLQAAVELDAQGVPVLGTGVSGQRMVRDSPVSYSQLSAPDERVARVMASFARRSPRLAALAKVTAGHTAPAAVLVFDPKDTYFSVDLKDRFTHAYGSAGPVHPVPYGEASKQSQTPSVAASVCALIRRTDGFILYAGRSSVMYDLFYYLQNDKQCHTHQGQIAVLAESPAPHLIQHPELMVQQYGSLHLFYNQSGVPESKGPFAADFKKAYGVSVDSDAAGGYDAVRVYFRVMNDIPGEQRGRHPGDHERRHHDQRPDLRGRRSEGGPGDALGTVRELHLPIGRLRW
- a CDS encoding glutamate--cysteine ligase, with amino-acid sequence MTTIGVEEEYLLLDPVTGLPVPVADKVRAAAGLGRLVADQEVHSELLQAQVEVATPVCGTLEEVGGHLLRLRHAVGAAAEAHGCRIAACATPPLRHGHPVAVTDQARYRAMLAQAPQLVAEQLVNGMHVHVGVHSRETGVRILNRIRVWLPTLTALSANSPLWDGHDTGFASWRTVIFSRWPVSGMPPHFADITDHDRRVQQLLDSGLISDTGQLYWQARLSARFPTIEVRCLDVQLRVDDAVMLTGLVRALVETALAEASADTPALDCDQELLQASMWHAARHGLSSTLIDPRGRQRRAGEMLYELLRHAAPALDASGDSRQVTALVHRLLQDGTGADRQRAALAEGGLPAVTDLIIGTSTMP
- a CDS encoding GAF and ANTAR domain-containing protein, giving the protein MKAVRLIAEASVGAPVEEVPQRVCAAVREGLEVDGVTVSLLTDTPARQLLAASDDAALLLEEIQFTVLEGPCISAAETGEPMAVDDLRHELVPWPLFGAMACEKLPEVRSVYALPLFFGDYVLGSVDLLAMRPHALSAEALQQASHVADAVTAALMPTREMLLTGNKAPAWQPEEVIRAHWFDTWRAVGVLAARSRITPEDALALMRAEAFRTGRSLTDITRDILKNPPHTP